A genomic region of Glycine max cultivar Williams 82 chromosome 15, Glycine_max_v4.0, whole genome shotgun sequence contains the following coding sequences:
- the LOC121173540 gene encoding secreted RxLR effector protein 161-like gives MLNRFGMASIKPICTPLTTFIHLTELNATQSKSEREYMSHVPYVSVVGSLMYVMVYTRPNLAQTVNVVSKYMGKLGKEHWQTVKCIFRYLKGTTDIGLVYQGDTSCALAGYSDSDYAIDLDARQSVTGYAFTIRYSLISWKVTLQSTISLSTTEVEYMALAEVTKEGIWLKGLISNLRFL, from the coding sequence ATGTTGAATCGTTTTGGGATGGCATCCATAAAACCAATTTGTACTCCTTTGACAACATTCATTCATCTCACTGAACTCAATGCCACTCAGTCAAAATCAGAAAGGGAATACATGTCTCATGTTCCTTATGTGAGTGTTGTAGGTAGTCTCATGTATGTAATGGTGTACACAAGACCAAACCTAGCACAAACAGTCAACGTGGTAAGTAAGTATATGGGTAAACTTGGGAAAGAACATTGGCAAACTGTGAAGTGTATATTTAGGTACCTTAAGGGTACAACTGATATTGGATTGGTCTATCAAGGTGACACATCTTGTGCCCTTGCTGGATATTCAGATTCTGACTATGCTATAGATTTGGATGCAAGACAATCCGTGACAGGGTATGCATTCACAATTAGATATTCTCTTATTAGTTGGAAGGTTACACTTCAATCCACAATTTCCTTATCCACTACAGAGGTTGAATACATGGCTCTAGCAGAAGTAACAAAGGAAGGTATTTGGCTGAAAGGTCTTATTAGTAATCTTAGGTTTCTATAG